From the Halomonas meridiana genome, one window contains:
- the flgE gene encoding flagellar hook protein FlgE — MSFTQALSGLNAQQEKLGVVGNNIANSQTVGFKSSNVQFADVFANSRVGLGVRTSAVLQNFSQGNIESTSRNMDLAIAGEGFFRYQQPNGEIGYSRNGQLTMTSDGRLVNAQGAQIMGYPADAEGNVQEGGNVVPMEIPPGDLPANATTGLDISLNLNSGQPVIAAAFDADNANTYNYSTNATVFDSQGNARNLSVYFTKTAANEWEVNGRLSGGPADGGTYDVALGNLTFTQNGTLQADNSTNALFNNNEFGAGNPLAALDIELSFEGSTQFASESTVNDTVQDGYTSGALVGITIEEDGTIMRNYSNEESRAAGQVTLVTFRNPEGLRPEGENLWAATGTSGQELLGAPGAGLRGLIQPSAIETSNVDMARELVDMIVAQRAYQANSQTISTQDELLQTIINI, encoded by the coding sequence ATGAGTTTTACACAGGCACTTAGTGGCTTAAACGCTCAGCAGGAAAAACTCGGCGTCGTTGGCAACAACATTGCTAACTCTCAGACCGTTGGTTTCAAAAGCTCCAACGTGCAGTTTGCCGATGTCTTCGCAAACTCGCGCGTGGGCTTAGGGGTTCGGACCTCCGCTGTGTTGCAGAACTTCAGTCAGGGCAACATCGAGTCCACCAGCCGTAACATGGATCTGGCAATTGCCGGTGAAGGCTTCTTCCGTTACCAACAGCCTAATGGTGAAATTGGCTATTCGCGCAATGGTCAGCTGACCATGACGTCGGATGGTCGGCTCGTGAATGCCCAAGGGGCTCAGATCATGGGCTACCCCGCCGATGCCGAGGGCAACGTGCAAGAGGGCGGTAACGTGGTGCCCATGGAAATTCCACCTGGCGATTTGCCTGCAAACGCCACGACTGGGCTGGATATCTCGTTAAACCTGAACTCTGGCCAGCCAGTGATTGCTGCCGCGTTCGACGCGGATAATGCGAACACTTATAACTACTCTACCAACGCGACGGTCTTCGACTCCCAGGGTAACGCGCGTAACCTTTCCGTCTACTTTACTAAAACTGCCGCTAACGAGTGGGAAGTTAATGGGCGTTTGTCAGGTGGCCCCGCGGATGGCGGCACCTATGATGTGGCCCTGGGTAACCTGACGTTTACCCAAAACGGCACGTTACAGGCGGACAATTCCACCAATGCTTTGTTCAACAACAACGAATTTGGTGCCGGTAACCCGCTGGCAGCCCTGGATATCGAGCTGAGCTTTGAAGGGTCTACCCAGTTTGCCAGCGAATCCACGGTCAATGACACCGTACAGGACGGCTATACGTCAGGTGCGCTCGTTGGTATCACCATCGAGGAAGATGGCACCATCATGCGCAACTACTCGAACGAAGAGTCGCGCGCTGCTGGCCAGGTGACATTGGTGACTTTCCGTAATCCAGAAGGTCTGCGCCCTGAGGGTGAAAACTTGTGGGCAGCCACTGGAACCTCTGGTCAAGAGCTGCTGGGTGCGCCGGGCGCTGGCTTGCGCGGTTTAATCCAGCCAAGTGCGATTGAAACATCCAACGTGGATATGGCCCGTGAGCTGGTCGATATGATCGTGGCTCAGCGTGCCTACCAGGCAAACTCACAGACCATCAGTACTCAGGACGAGCTCCTGCAAACCATCATTAATATTTAA
- the flgB gene encoding flagellar basal body rod protein FlgB, with the protein MIDQLESAFNFHQQALGLRQQRHQVLAANIANADTPNYKARDIDFASELKKAVDGSQAQQQNGGLALARTSDRHLAGEGPAWQGAGSADLLYRIPDQPSLDGNTVDMDRERTQFADNAVRYQAALTIMNRRIQGLKNAMQPE; encoded by the coding sequence ATGATTGATCAGCTTGAATCTGCCTTTAACTTCCATCAGCAGGCACTGGGGTTGCGGCAGCAACGGCACCAAGTGCTAGCCGCTAACATTGCCAATGCCGACACGCCTAACTATAAGGCGCGGGACATCGACTTTGCCAGCGAGCTGAAGAAAGCCGTGGACGGCAGCCAGGCACAGCAGCAGAACGGTGGCTTGGCATTGGCGCGTACCTCCGATCGCCATTTGGCGGGTGAGGGGCCTGCCTGGCAAGGCGCAGGAAGTGCAGATTTGCTGTATCGAATTCCTGACCAGCCAAGTCTCGATGGCAACACCGTCGACATGGATCGCGAGCGAACACAGTTTGCCGACAATGCGGTGCGCTATCAGGCTGCGCTCACCATCATGAACCGTCGTATTCAAGGCCTGAAAAATGCGATGCAGCCTGAATAA
- the flgM gene encoding flagellar biosynthesis anti-sigma factor FlgM: protein MKIDNLNPLLRNTPAQQRDDAQKIGGTKPPETGNSTRETTQLSPSSIDDSQDIDMAKVQEIRDAIREGRLEVRADRIADGLIANLNDL, encoded by the coding sequence GTGAAAATCGATAATCTCAATCCGCTGCTTCGCAACACCCCCGCGCAGCAGCGTGATGATGCTCAAAAAATTGGTGGCACTAAGCCACCGGAAACGGGTAATTCGACCCGTGAAACGACTCAGCTTAGCCCATCTAGTATCGATGACAGCCAAGACATCGACATGGCTAAGGTCCAAGAGATTCGTGATGCCATCCGTGAAGGTCGACTCGAAGTGCGTGCCGATCGTATCGCAGATGGCCTTATCGCCAATTTGAACGACCTGTAA
- a CDS encoding flagellar hook assembly protein FlgD, with protein MNIDTSVVNSINSNGSTSGLSTRQSAELRDSFMTLLITQLQNQDPLNPMENAEMTSQLAQINTVSGIEELNDTLNGITQQMDAAQTLQAAGLIDKAVLVPGNNVMVSVDPDNGSYATPFGIELDSPAEQVEVTVTSQSGEVVYTNQLGSVAAGVESFSWGGTTNGGDAVPEGAYRVNFKATNAEGELLESRALNYALVQGVSPGAGGSDVRLDLGAIYGQVTLDQIKQIL; from the coding sequence ATGAATATTGACACGAGTGTCGTTAATAGCATTAACAGCAATGGTTCTACTTCTGGCCTCTCCACGCGTCAGTCTGCCGAACTGCGCGATAGCTTCATGACGCTACTGATCACACAGTTGCAGAACCAAGACCCGCTCAACCCGATGGAAAATGCGGAGATGACGTCTCAGCTCGCGCAAATCAATACGGTGAGCGGCATCGAAGAGCTGAACGATACCTTGAACGGCATTACCCAGCAGATGGATGCGGCGCAAACGCTGCAGGCGGCTGGGTTAATCGATAAAGCCGTACTGGTGCCAGGCAATAACGTGATGGTCAGCGTCGATCCTGACAATGGTTCGTACGCTACTCCGTTTGGCATTGAGCTCGATTCCCCTGCTGAGCAGGTAGAAGTCACGGTGACCAGTCAGTCCGGTGAAGTGGTTTATACCAATCAACTGGGCAGTGTAGCGGCGGGGGTAGAGTCATTTAGCTGGGGTGGCACGACCAACGGGGGCGATGCCGTTCCTGAGGGCGCTTATCGAGTTAATTTCAAAGCTACGAATGCCGAGGGTGAACTGCTGGAGTCGCGCGCATTGAATTATGCCTTGGTACAAGGCGTTTCGCCTGGAGCAGGTGGCAGTGACGTACGTCTTGACCTCGGTGCGATATATGGCCAAGTGACACTCGACCAAATCAAGCAAATTCTTTGA
- the flgA gene encoding flagellar basal body P-ring formation chaperone FlgA: MHYTPGLMLAVCSSNLSDFPMRHLLHFAARCSAIFNGLLLLLYVGTPQPAWAQTTDQALVDAVQQFLYQEAQALGEEVVIDIAPPSPHLPACLQPTPFLPNADQAPIGRVSVGVRCGEAGRQTRYLQAQVDVIGRYIVASQDIERGALITAAMLTQREGNLSDLSSQALTSEDEVVGKVAQRPIRSGSTFQAHFLQAPSLVERGQRVTVIAEGTGFRVSREGEALADGAQGETIRVRFGPRDIMNARVIGQGTLMVDF, from the coding sequence TTGCATTACACTCCCGGGCTGATGCTAGCCGTCTGTTCCTCTAACCTGAGCGACTTTCCCATGCGCCACTTGCTGCATTTTGCTGCACGCTGCTCAGCAATTTTTAATGGTTTGTTATTACTTTTGTATGTCGGCACGCCTCAGCCCGCCTGGGCACAAACGACAGACCAAGCACTGGTCGATGCCGTGCAGCAGTTCTTGTACCAAGAAGCTCAAGCGCTGGGCGAGGAAGTGGTCATCGATATCGCACCGCCGTCACCGCACCTACCCGCCTGTTTGCAGCCCACCCCATTTTTACCCAATGCGGATCAGGCTCCTATCGGTCGTGTATCTGTGGGCGTTCGCTGCGGTGAAGCAGGCCGCCAGACCCGCTATCTGCAGGCGCAGGTGGACGTGATTGGTCGTTATATCGTAGCGAGCCAAGATATCGAGCGCGGAGCCTTGATTACAGCAGCCATGCTAACTCAGCGTGAAGGCAACTTGAGCGATCTCTCCTCTCAAGCACTCACGAGTGAAGATGAGGTCGTGGGCAAGGTCGCGCAGCGGCCTATCCGCAGCGGCAGCACCTTCCAAGCACATTTTTTACAAGCCCCTAGCCTCGTGGAACGTGGCCAGCGTGTCACGGTCATAGCGGAAGGTACCGGCTTTCGCGTGTCCCGGGAGGGGGAGGCACTTGCGGATGGTGCCCAAGGTGAAACCATCCGTGTACGTTTTGGTCCTCGTGACATCATGAACGCGCGAGTGATTGGCCAAGGGACTTTAATGGTGGATTTTTAG
- a CDS encoding flagella synthesis protein FlgN — protein MSLSRLLSSQLQRLEDLIALLSNEQEQLTKGSIDGDVLTQIAAKKQALLDELERMEVLRRGVQAKLGYPEGALGAKQAATDAACLPTWESLLEKSERVSRMNALTGQMLSLRMKHNQEMLDYIRQIAEKTLYKPNGRNSAQPGRINASA, from the coding sequence ATGAGCCTTTCACGCCTTCTTTCCAGCCAGTTGCAGCGCCTTGAAGATCTCATTGCGCTACTTTCCAATGAGCAGGAGCAGCTGACCAAAGGCAGTATCGACGGTGACGTATTAACGCAGATCGCTGCTAAAAAGCAGGCACTACTGGACGAGTTGGAGCGCATGGAAGTGTTGCGCCGTGGCGTCCAAGCCAAGCTTGGCTATCCGGAAGGTGCCCTGGGAGCCAAACAAGCCGCTACTGACGCAGCGTGCCTACCGACATGGGAAAGCCTGCTCGAAAAGAGTGAACGCGTCTCACGAATGAATGCATTGACCGGCCAAATGCTGTCGTTACGCATGAAGCATAACCAAGAGATGCTCGACTACATTCGACAAATTGCCGAAAAAACACTGTATAAGCCGAATGGTCGTAACAGCGCCCAGCCAGGTCGTATCAATGCATCGGCTTGA
- the flgC gene encoding flagellar basal body rod protein FlgC — MSMFSAFDIAGSAMSAQAQRMNVTASNMANADSVAGPDGETYRAKQVMFEAQAQNNRYGVGGVRVTEVLEDDSPLRMEYMPNHPAADEEGYVAKPNVEPVHEMVNMISASRSYQANVEVFNTTKQMMVQTLSLGEG; from the coding sequence ATGTCGATGTTTTCAGCGTTTGATATTGCCGGTTCGGCCATGAGCGCCCAAGCCCAGCGGATGAACGTCACGGCGAGCAATATGGCGAATGCCGATAGTGTGGCAGGGCCCGATGGAGAAACCTACCGCGCCAAACAGGTCATGTTCGAAGCTCAGGCCCAGAATAACCGTTATGGGGTGGGGGGCGTACGGGTCACGGAAGTACTGGAAGACGACTCTCCGCTACGGATGGAGTACATGCCGAACCACCCCGCAGCGGACGAAGAAGGCTACGTTGCCAAGCCCAACGTCGAGCCGGTGCACGAGATGGTCAATATGATTTCTGCGTCACGCTCTTATCAAGCCAACGTGGAAGTTTTCAACACAACCAAGCAAATGATGGTTCAAACGCTATCGCTCGGTGAGGGCTAA
- the flgF gene encoding flagellar basal-body rod protein FlgF — protein sequence MDRMLYTAMSGAKHTMDQQSVVSNNLSNVSTAGFRAQLQAVRSVPVQGDGALPTRVSAVATTPGTDFSQGPIERTGRTLDVAMQGNAWMAVLADDGTETYTRRGDLQLDSDGVLLSVGRPVMGDAGPIAVPQGAQISFGADGTISAIPQGEGPEAIVDVGRIKLVTPDEQGLERGDDGLFRAPPGEDGAPGVLQADEDARLVSGALEGSNVSAVDAMVSMIDVARRYDMQMKMLSSADENAQRANSILAIQG from the coding sequence TTGGATCGCATGCTATACACCGCCATGAGCGGCGCAAAACACACGATGGACCAACAGTCGGTAGTGAGCAACAACCTATCGAACGTGTCGACCGCTGGGTTCCGCGCTCAGCTTCAGGCCGTGCGCTCGGTGCCCGTGCAGGGCGATGGCGCACTACCCACTCGGGTCTCGGCAGTAGCCACGACGCCGGGAACCGATTTCTCACAAGGCCCTATCGAGCGTACTGGACGTACGTTGGACGTGGCCATGCAGGGAAATGCTTGGATGGCGGTGTTAGCAGACGACGGGACCGAGACGTATACCCGCCGAGGCGACTTACAGCTCGACAGCGATGGGGTGCTGTTGAGCGTAGGTCGGCCTGTCATGGGAGATGCCGGTCCCATTGCGGTGCCGCAGGGCGCGCAAATTTCATTTGGGGCCGACGGTACGATCAGTGCCATTCCTCAGGGGGAAGGGCCTGAAGCAATCGTGGACGTTGGCCGTATCAAACTCGTCACGCCGGATGAGCAGGGATTAGAACGCGGCGACGACGGACTTTTTAGAGCGCCACCCGGTGAGGATGGTGCGCCTGGCGTGCTGCAAGCGGATGAGGATGCTCGTTTGGTCAGTGGTGCGCTGGAAGGCAGTAACGTGAGTGCCGTCGATGCCATGGTATCGATGATCGACGTGGCGCGCCGTTACGACATGCAAATGAAAATGCTCAGCTCGGCGGACGAGAATGCCCAGCGAGCCAACAGTATTCTCGCTATTCAGGGCTAA